Proteins encoded in a region of the Quercus lobata isolate SW786 chromosome 8, ValleyOak3.0 Primary Assembly, whole genome shotgun sequence genome:
- the LOC115956474 gene encoding G-type lectin S-receptor-like serine/threonine-protein kinase At4g27290 has translation MGILSFIFLLTYLLFLLSKVSFAVDSITPSLYISDGSTLVSKDGSFELGFFSPGISKNRYLGIWYKNIPVKTVVWVANRLNPINDSSGLLMINSTGSLVLMSQNKSVVWSTGLGTQKQAKNPVLQLSDSGNLVLRDGNSGISFWESFDYPSDTFLPGMKLGWDSTKGIKWSLTAWKNPDDPSLSTIFTYGDFTYGIEMHAYPEPVIWKGNKKVYRPGPWNGLRFSGSPGLKPNPVYDYNFVSNDFEVYYTYTLKNKSVISRIILNQTSNTRERYIWIEAEQVWRRYTSVPRDYCDY, from the coding sequence ATGggcattctttcttttatttttctgctaACTTATTTACTCTTTTTGTTATCCAAAGTCTCCTTTGCAGTAGATAGCATTACTCCATCCCTATATATTAGTGATGGAAGTACCTTAGTTTCTAAAGATGGAAGCTTCGAACTGGGATTCTTCAGTCCTGGTATTTCCAAGAATCGCTACTTAGGAATATGGTACAAGAATATCCCAGTTAAAACTGTAGTGTGGGTTGCAAACCGACTCAACCCCATCAATGACTCGTCTGGCTTGTTGATGATAAACAGTACAGGCAGTCTTGTGCTTATGAGTCAGAATAAGAGCGTTGTTTGGTCAACAGGATTAGGAACACAAAAACAAGCCAAGAATCCTGTGTTACAGCTCTCAGACTCAGGAAATCTTGTACTAAGAGATGGTAATTCAGGAATCTCTTTCTGGGAAAGCTTCGACTATCCATCTGATACATTTTTACCAGGAATGAAGTTGGGATGGGACTCAACGAAAGGCATTAAGTGGAGTCTTACTGCATGGAAAAATCCAGATGATCCATCTCTGAGTACAATATTCACTTATGGAGATTTCACTTATGGGATAGAAATGCATGCATACCCTGAGCCTGTTATTTGGAAAGGAAACAAAAAGGTTTACCGTCCCGGCCCATGGAATGGCCTTCGGTTTAGTGGTTCACCGGGTCTAAAGCCGAACCCGGTTTATGATTACAACTTTGTTTCCAATGACTTTGAGGTGTACTACACATACaccctaaaaaataaatctgTAATCTCAAGAATAATTTTGAACCAAACCAGCAATACACGTGAGCGGTACATCTGGATTGAAGCTGAGCAAGTTTGGCGCCGCTATACATCAGTACCTAGAGATTACTGTGACTATTAA